The window ATCAAGATGATGATTAATTTATTTTAATTTTTTATGTTAACACCTATGAAACGTTTAAATGAGATGCTTCTTTTCTTATTTATTATGGATAAGAGAAGTGCTTTTTTATCAAAAAACCATTTCTTTATTCTTTTTTTCATTAAACTCAGGTCAATCACTGTTTTTTTATTATATACTAGGGTTTTTATTCATTACTTTTAGTATTTAATGTTGATTAAATGTCATAAATCACATGATTTTTACCCGCTTGTTTCACACGATATAATAATTGATCCGTTTTTTCATAATTTTCTTCATAACTTAATGAGCAGTCAAATGTTCGAACCCCCATACTAATCGTGAGTTGTGGCTGTAAATTTAACTGTTTGAGTTCATCAAATAACTGATTAATTTGATTTTGCAACTTCGATTCTTCTTCTGTCAGTAATATTGCAAATTCATCTCCACCGATTCGATAACTAACCTCTTTAAAAATACGTTGCAAAAGTCGTCCTAATGTTGCTAGATAAGAATCTCCCTTATGATGTCCATACGTGTTATTCAAGTCTCTAAGTCCATCTAAATCAATAATTCCAAGATAACAGTTTTTATTTTCCAAACGATAGATTGATGAAATGTCTTCCATGAATTTATGGCGATTATACACACCTGTCAACTGATCGACGTAGGCTAGTTTTCCATAATAATGCTCCTTCGTCACATCTTTACCGACAAAGAATATGCCTTTTTTATATTTTAACTTTCTCACTTTATAAACGACATCCCCTGCCTCTTCGTAAGTAATCACCTCTCCATTTTGTAACGTTAATAAATCACTATTGATACAGTGCATCGCTAATTCAGGTGATAGTAGCTCGTGATCGGTTAGATTTAAGACCTCTTCCTTACTTTTGCCTAAAAATTGAGCATAAGCTTTATTAATATATTGATATTTTAACTGTTCATCTTTATAGCACAGTAATTCATCGATACTATCTAAAAGATTTTCAATTAAATTCGATGACTGATGATTACAAGTTATGTCTTGAAGTTCCATCACCACATGGCCATCTAGCCACTGAACTGAGCCATTTAAGCGACGCTGACTTGTTTTAGTATCAACTAAAAAATGATTTAATGATCGACGTTTTTTATCACAAGCTACTTCTTTTAGCACGTGTAACACATCACACATCTGCTCATCACAGCATTGACAACACGTAACATCTAAACAAAAATTAGTCTGAGATGTCCATAAATGAGTTAACAGTGGACACGATTCATGACTTAAACTTTCCATATATGGATTAACATAAAGAACATTTAGCTGTTCATCAAAAACGACGAATCCTGTTTGAGAAGACTCTAAAATAGTCTTAAACATGTTATTTTCTACTTTCATCTGCTTAATCGCATCTCCTTTATTATAAAACTTTTCAATTCATTTAAATGTCATAACGATAAGACTTTAACTTAATAAGGTGTATGACAAAGTCTATTTGACTTTTCATCACTCTTTAATACTTACTTGAACTTTAAGTTATTCTATCAAAACAATGATAACTTAACAGCCTATCACCCAGGGGTCTCTATTTTTCAAAATCAATCGATCTTTTTTATTGATAATCTTACCTCAATTCATCATCAAAACATTCTGACATTCACTCAAATCTTTTAGTCAACTAGACTTGTTAATTTTTTATCACGAGTGATGACCACTCGCTTAGATTCCACATATAACAAAATTATCGATTTTTGTCAAATAATGTCCTTTTTAAAGGTCGTCATTTGTCCTCAAACGACAAAAACCATCGTTAGCGAACTAACGATGGTTTCATTTTTATTTAATTGTTTTCTTTAAGCTAATCGCTACCCCATCACCAATTGGAAGTAATAGTGTGTCGTAGTCTGGATGATTCGCTAACCAGTCATTATATCGGTTAATTTTACGAACTAATTGCTTTAAATTACGACTTTGCTTTTGATTATTATCAAAAATATGACCATGGAAAATTAAGTTGTCACTAATAATCATTCCATCTTCATTTAATAACGACTCATATTTTTCAAAAAACTTTTGATATTGAGCCTTTGCAGCGTCAATGAAAATAACATCATATTTTTGAATGGGTAACTCTTCATTTGCGATTTCGAGTGCATCTGCCTCAATTAACGTTACTTGATCTTGAATCGATGAACGTTCATGATACGCGACTGCTTCTTGATAACGTTTAGTATCACGTTCAATACTCACAATTTGTGCATGAGGTAAATGTCTAGCCATCATAAGTGAAGAATAGCCAATGGCTGTTCCTATTTCTAAAATCGCTTTGGGTTGTTTAATGCGTAATAATTGAAGCATTAATTCAAGTCCTTGATCTTGAATAATTGGCACATCAAATTCTTCTGCGTATTGCTTCATTTCTAATGAAAGATCATCATGAATGATCGTCTTAAAACGACTCATTAACTCTAATAATTGTTCGTTCATTTCTTTACCACCTTATTGTTACTTACAAACGCTCGTTCCTGCCTCATAAGATGGAAGCAAGTGCTCGCGATAAAATGCCATGTGTTCTTCGTATGTTTTGAAAAAATGTGTTTTTCCATCCACACAACTAAACATGTCTGCAATAAAGTACACATACTCATGCTGCTCTGGTTGTAACACAGCTTTAACGGCATCTAATGTTGGGCTGCTGACAGGGCCAATTGGAATTCCTTGTGTCACGTATGTATTATAAGGCGACTCCACTTTCGTCATCGCTTCCGTCACACGAACCGCATGTTCCCCTAAAGCATATAAAACCGTCATATCACTTTGTAAATACATTCCTGAATGAATTCGATTTAAAAAGACACCCGCCACAGTCGGCATCTCTTCTATGCGCTGTGTTTCTCCTTCAATAACAGAAGCTAATGCCATGACTTCATGAATGCTTAACTCGCTTTGATCAAATAACTCACGGACTTGATTCAGCTTACTTTCTGTTAAATCTAATAATTGATGCGTTAACTCATCAACCGTGTACACGCCTTCAGCAAATGCATAAGTAATCGGATAAATATATCCTTCAAGTGGGTATTTAATGCCTTCTTGTAAAATATCATCCGTTAAAAACCAATACTCATCAATTAACTGCTCTAAGTAGTCTTTGCGACTCCACTCTGCTAACAAATCTTCAGCAGTTAAGTTGACTAAAGGTGACATCGCGGCTGCAATATATTCTAAGTCATAACCTTCAGGAATGGTCACTTTAACCATATTAGGTTCAATAACATCGCCCGTTTCAAACTTTTCATAGATTTGTTCTAAACTTAAGGAAGGAGATAAGGCATATTCACCGGCTTGAATATGTGACCACCCCTTAAATCGAACAATTAAATCCGCGACTTTAGGATGATCAATGAGTCCTAATTCAGCTAATTGTTGATTCACTTTTTTAGTTGTAGAACCAAGCTCGATTTTATAATTGATCACTGTTTCATCTTGAGGATTTATCGGATTCATCGTCTCTTGATAAAGATAATATCCGTAACCACCAGCGGCCAAGATTCCGACTAAGATGATGATCATTATGTTTTTCATCATTTTCTTCATGAACTTCACCTCTAAAATAAACAGTGCAAAAATGCACCTTAAAGGTTCACTCTTGCACTGTTACTTATGAATTATTCTTCACCTTCAGCTTCTTCGTCAGCTAAGAATGTGTTAATGACTTCTTCGATCATATCCCACTCTGCATCTGTTTCAACTGGTAATAATTCTCCACCTTCGTTGTTTTCAGTCGGAACGTAAGCTGAAACGTGTAAATCTACGTTTCCATCTTCATCTTCGTGCTCTGCTCCAGCTGGATAATAAACAACATATGATTTATTGTAATCATCTGAATCGAATGTGAATAAGATTTCACATAATAATTCATTTCCATTTTCGTCGATAACTGTTAATTGATTTTCGTCTAACATGATTAACACCTCTTGTTTTATTTTACACGAATGAACGTGCTTGATTTGAATCTAAGTAGCTTTGTAAAATGATTGTTGCTGCCATTTTATCGACAACTTTTTTTCTTTTATTACGGCTAACATCAGCTTGAATTAAAACGCGCTCAACCTGCATGGTTGTTAGGCGCTCATCCCATAAAATTATAGGAACATTCGTCGCTTCTTCTAATTTTTTGGCAAAATCTTGTGTCACTTGTCCACGTTCTCCGATTGATCCATTCATATTTTTAGGTAATCCTAAAACAATTTTTGAAACGTGTTGTGTTTTGACTAGTTGCTGAACGTGTTGAATTGCTTTTTTATAATGATTCTCTTCAAAGCGGAACGTTTCGACTCCGTGAGCCATCATACCTAGGGCATCGCTAATCGCAATCCCTAGTGTACGTGTTCCTAAGTCTAATCCAAGTGTTTTCATTTTTTAGTTTCAACAAACTTTTCTAATAAGACTTCAATAATTTCATCACGTTCAATTTGTTGGATTTTATTTCTTGCCCCTTGATAGCTTGAAATATAAGCGGGATCTCCTGAAATCAAGTATCCAACGACTTGATTAATTGGGTTATATCCTTTTGTTTCTAATGCATCAAACACATCTGTTAAAATGACTTCAACAGTTTCATTTGGACTTAACTTGCTTTGCAGCGCGTCGTCTAGCATCATAGTATGATTTGACATCATGCAACTCACCACCCATAAATAGTCATTAA of the Turicibacter sp. TJ11 genome contains:
- a CDS encoding sensor domain-containing diguanylate cyclase, with amino-acid sequence MKVENNMFKTILESSQTGFVVFDEQLNVLYVNPYMESLSHESCPLLTHLWTSQTNFCLDVTCCQCCDEQMCDVLHVLKEVACDKKRRSLNHFLVDTKTSQRRLNGSVQWLDGHVVMELQDITCNHQSSNLIENLLDSIDELLCYKDEQLKYQYINKAYAQFLGKSKEEVLNLTDHELLSPELAMHCINSDLLTLQNGEVITYEEAGDVVYKVRKLKYKKGIFFVGKDVTKEHYYGKLAYVDQLTGVYNRHKFMEDISSIYRLENKNCYLGIIDLDGLRDLNNTYGHHKGDSYLATLGRLLQRIFKEVSYRIGGDEFAILLTEEESKLQNQINQLFDELKQLNLQPQLTISMGVRTFDCSLSYEENYEKTDQLLYRVKQAGKNHVIYDI
- a CDS encoding O-methyltransferase, with protein sequence MNEQLLELMSRFKTIIHDDLSLEMKQYAEEFDVPIIQDQGLELMLQLLRIKQPKAILEIGTAIGYSSLMMARHLPHAQIVSIERDTKRYQEAVAYHERSSIQDQVTLIEADALEIANEELPIQKYDVIFIDAAKAQYQKFFEKYESLLNEDGMIISDNLIFHGHIFDNNQKQSRNLKQLVRKINRYNDWLANHPDYDTLLLPIGDGVAISLKKTIK
- the mltG gene encoding endolytic transglycosylase MltG, yielding MKKMMKNIMIIILVGILAAGGYGYYLYQETMNPINPQDETVINYKIELGSTTKKVNQQLAELGLIDHPKVADLIVRFKGWSHIQAGEYALSPSLSLEQIYEKFETGDVIEPNMVKVTIPEGYDLEYIAAAMSPLVNLTAEDLLAEWSRKDYLEQLIDEYWFLTDDILQEGIKYPLEGYIYPITYAFAEGVYTVDELTHQLLDLTESKLNQVRELFDQSELSIHEVMALASVIEGETQRIEEMPTVAGVFLNRIHSGMYLQSDMTVLYALGEHAVRVTEAMTKVESPYNTYVTQGIPIGPVSSPTLDAVKAVLQPEQHEYVYFIADMFSCVDGKTHFFKTYEEHMAFYREHLLPSYEAGTSVCK
- a CDS encoding DUF1292 domain-containing protein, whose protein sequence is MLDENQLTVIDENGNELLCEILFTFDSDDYNKSYVVYYPAGAEHEDEDGNVDLHVSAYVPTENNEGGELLPVETDAEWDMIEEVINTFLADEEAEGEE
- the ruvX gene encoding Holliday junction resolvase RuvX; the protein is MKTLGLDLGTRTLGIAISDALGMMAHGVETFRFEENHYKKAIQHVQQLVKTQHVSKIVLGLPKNMNGSIGERGQVTQDFAKKLEEATNVPIILWDERLTTMQVERVLIQADVSRNKRKKVVDKMAATIILQSYLDSNQARSFV
- a CDS encoding IreB family regulatory phosphoprotein, which gives rise to MLDDALQSKLSPNETVEVILTDVFDALETKGYNPINQVVGYLISGDPAYISSYQGARNKIQQIERDEIIEVLLEKFVETKK